One Microlunatus soli genomic window carries:
- a CDS encoding LacI family DNA-binding transcriptional regulator, producing the protein MASNVPTGKVTVSDIAAETGVSVATVSKVLNGRADVAESTRERIQTALDTHGYVKPPRAPSSPRKAKRPGLIDIVFTDPGSPWATEMIRGVEKASRDQRISVVVSVLDEEHSHDRWVDTIASRGSVGVILGSVLADDAQRRIAELDVPTVMVDPMGDFASHVPSFGAGNWGGGLAATEHLLELGHRRIGTITGPMRYLCSQARLAGYRAALERAGITPDQQLIGQGDFHYDSAERAASALLELDDPPTAIFAGNDEQALGVYAAAQRHGLSVPDELSVIGFDDVPMSQWVLPALTTVRAPIPELARLAVRAILDRTEQADGPPVARTELPTTLVVRSSTAAAPNR; encoded by the coding sequence TTGGCATCGAACGTTCCGACGGGCAAGGTGACCGTCTCCGACATCGCCGCTGAGACGGGTGTCTCGGTGGCGACCGTGTCGAAGGTGCTGAACGGGCGGGCAGATGTTGCCGAGTCCACCCGGGAACGGATCCAGACCGCGCTGGACACGCACGGCTACGTCAAGCCTCCGCGCGCTCCGTCCAGCCCGCGCAAGGCGAAACGCCCCGGGCTGATCGACATCGTGTTCACCGATCCGGGCTCGCCCTGGGCGACCGAGATGATCCGCGGCGTGGAGAAGGCATCCCGCGACCAGCGCATCTCGGTGGTCGTCTCGGTCCTCGACGAGGAACACAGCCACGATCGATGGGTGGACACCATCGCCTCCCGTGGCTCGGTCGGGGTGATCTTGGGATCGGTGCTCGCCGATGATGCTCAGCGGCGGATCGCCGAGCTCGACGTACCGACCGTGATGGTCGATCCGATGGGCGACTTCGCCTCCCACGTGCCGTCCTTCGGCGCCGGCAACTGGGGCGGCGGACTGGCCGCCACCGAACATCTGCTGGAACTCGGACATCGTCGGATCGGCACCATCACCGGACCGATGCGCTACCTGTGCAGCCAGGCCCGGCTGGCCGGATATCGAGCCGCACTGGAACGGGCCGGAATCACGCCCGACCAGCAGCTCATCGGGCAAGGAGACTTCCACTACGACTCGGCCGAGCGGGCCGCGTCCGCGTTGTTGGAGCTGGACGACCCGCCGACCGCGATCTTCGCCGGCAACGACGAACAGGCGCTCGGGGTGTACGCCGCCGCCCAGCGGCACGGACTGTCGGTCCCCGACGAGTTGAGCGTGATCGGCTTCGACGACGTGCCGATGTCGCAATGGGTGCTGCCGGCGCTGACCACCGTCCGGGCGCCGATCCCCGAGCTGGCTCGGTTGGCGGTCCGAGCGATCCTGGACCGCACGGAGCAGGCGGACGGGCCGCCGGTGGCGCGCACCGAGCTGCCGACGACGCTGGTGGTCCGGTCCAGTACCGCTGCAGCACCCAACCGCTGA
- a CDS encoding oligopeptide/dipeptide ABC transporter ATP-binding protein — translation MTAGLTVQDLTVRYGQVTAVDDISFSVAPGTVLGLVGESGSGKSTAARAVVGLAPAQGSIMLDNVDLGRLPGRQARRERRRLQMIFQDSRSALDPRFTVAQCVAEGLPSASGVDHGRPDPARDAPRRSRGRIAELLELVSLDTGLMNARPRALSGGQRQRVAIARALAAEPDVLVADEVTASLDVSVQAVVLNLLRRLQADLGLTMIFISHNLSVVRYMADQIAVMYDGRIVEQGPTADLIAGPEHPCTRSLLAAIPQMGQRRLLSDEGIEASVVSGPASAPGCAYRLRCPIGPAASSDGREICTSTDPMAEAFDRHHQTACHFASVGS, via the coding sequence GTGACCGCCGGGCTGACCGTGCAGGACCTGACGGTCCGCTACGGCCAGGTGACCGCCGTTGACGACATCAGCTTCTCCGTCGCACCGGGCACCGTCCTGGGGCTGGTCGGCGAATCCGGGTCCGGCAAGAGCACCGCCGCCCGTGCCGTCGTCGGACTTGCGCCGGCGCAGGGATCGATCATGCTCGACAATGTTGATCTTGGTCGGCTACCCGGCCGGCAGGCCCGGCGGGAGCGACGCCGGCTGCAGATGATCTTCCAGGACTCGCGAAGCGCGCTGGATCCGAGATTCACCGTCGCGCAATGTGTCGCCGAGGGGTTGCCGTCGGCTTCCGGTGTTGATCATGGTCGGCCGGATCCGGCTCGGGACGCACCGCGGAGGAGTCGCGGTCGGATCGCCGAACTGCTGGAGCTGGTGTCACTGGACACCGGATTGATGAACGCCCGCCCGCGGGCGTTGTCGGGTGGCCAGCGGCAGCGGGTCGCGATCGCCCGCGCATTGGCTGCGGAGCCGGACGTCCTGGTCGCCGACGAGGTGACGGCATCGTTGGACGTGTCCGTCCAGGCGGTGGTGCTGAATCTGTTGCGTCGGCTGCAGGCGGACCTCGGCCTGACGATGATCTTCATCAGCCACAATCTGTCGGTGGTCCGCTACATGGCCGATCAGATCGCCGTGATGTACGACGGACGGATCGTCGAGCAGGGCCCGACCGCTGACCTGATCGCGGGCCCGGAGCATCCGTGCACCCGATCCCTGCTGGCGGCCATTCCCCAGATGGGGCAGCGACGGTTGCTGTCCGACGAGGGAATCGAGGCCTCCGTGGTCAGCGGACCGGCGAGCGCGCCCGGCTGCGCCTATCGCCTGCGCTGCCCGATCGGACCGGCTGCGTCGTCGGACGGTCGGGAGATCTGTACCTCCACCGACCCGATGGCCGAGGCATTCGACCGGCACCATCAGACTGCCTGTCATTTCGCGTCCGTCGGATCCTGA